From one Simplicispira suum genomic stretch:
- a CDS encoding IS110 family transposase — MQVTTVGIDLAKNIFHVHGVDHTGRIVFSKPLRRAQMAEFFVGLPPCLIGMEACSGAHFWARKLQSQGHDVKPYVKSNKNDRADAQAICEAVSRPSMRFVAVKSCEQQAVLAVHRARQGFVKMRTALANQIRGLLSEFGIVMAQGLRVVLVQAGAVAADERMALPSPMRTLIGHLHQQLKQLDAQVAQLEQLIASSVQADSAERRLQQVPGIGPITSSAIVATVGDATLFANGKQLAAWLGLVPRQHSSGGKDKLLGISKRGDGYVRTLLIHGARSLIQANERRRAAGKSTDAWLDRLLSRRNANVAAVALANRNARILWAMLVKASEYRPEARMLAAV; from the coding sequence ATGCAAGTTACCACCGTTGGCATCGATCTGGCCAAGAACATCTTTCACGTGCACGGTGTCGATCACACCGGTCGGATCGTCTTCAGCAAGCCCCTGCGCCGCGCGCAGATGGCCGAGTTTTTTGTCGGTTTGCCGCCGTGCCTGATTGGCATGGAGGCCTGCTCAGGCGCGCATTTCTGGGCGCGCAAGCTGCAAAGCCAGGGGCACGATGTCAAGCCCTACGTCAAATCCAACAAGAACGACCGCGCAGACGCGCAAGCCATCTGCGAAGCTGTCAGCCGCCCCAGCATGCGCTTTGTGGCTGTCAAGAGCTGCGAACAGCAAGCGGTGCTGGCCGTGCACCGCGCACGCCAGGGCTTTGTGAAGATGCGCACGGCGCTGGCCAACCAGATTCGCGGCTTGCTCAGTGAGTTCGGCATCGTGATGGCCCAGGGCCTGCGCGTGGTGCTCGTCCAAGCTGGCGCCGTTGCCGCTGATGAGCGCATGGCGCTGCCTTCGCCCATGCGCACCCTGATCGGACATCTGCACCAGCAGCTCAAGCAGCTCGATGCGCAGGTCGCTCAACTGGAGCAGCTCATCGCCTCATCGGTGCAGGCAGACAGCGCCGAGCGACGGCTGCAGCAAGTGCCGGGCATCGGCCCCATCACCAGCAGCGCCATCGTGGCCACCGTGGGCGATGCCACGCTGTTTGCCAATGGCAAGCAACTGGCCGCCTGGCTGGGGTTGGTGCCGCGCCAGCACTCCAGTGGGGGCAAGGACAAACTGCTGGGCATCAGCAAACGCGGCGATGGCTATGTGCGCACCTTGCTCATCCATGGAGCGCGCTCGCTGATTCAGGCCAATGAGCGGCGGCGCGCCGCAGGCAAAAGCACCGATGCGTGGCTCGATCGGCTGCTGAGCCGGCGCAACGCCAATGTGGCTGCAGTTGCACTGGCCAATCGCAATGCACGCATCCTTTGGGCCATGCTGGTCAAAGCCAGCGAATACCGGCCGGAGGCCAGAATGTTGGCCGCAGTATGA
- a CDS encoding glutamate synthase-related protein: protein MTTAAEIEHLKQHGLYSPANEHDACGLGFVAHIKGHKRHDIVTQALKILENIDHRGAVGADKLMGDGAGILIQIPDTLYRQEMAQSGKAPDGSVGVVLPAAGEYGVGMIFLPKEHASRLACQQEMERAIKAEGQVLLGWRDVPVNRDMPMSPAVRAKEPILRQVFIGRGNDVIVQDALERKLYVIRKTASAAIQALGLKHSKEYYVPSMSSRTVVYKGLLLADQVGKYYLDLQDERCVSAVGLVHQRFSTNTFPEWPLAHPYRYVAHNGEINTVKGNYNWMKAREGVMASPVLAADLQKLYPISFADQSDTATFDNCLELLTMAGYPISQAVMMMIPEPWEQHTTMDPRRRAFYEYHAAMLEPWDGPASIVFTDGRQIGATLDRNGLRPSRYCVTDDDLVILASESGVLPVPENRIVRKWRLQPGKMLLIDLEQGRMIDDDELKANVVNTKPYKQWIENLRIKLDSIVETEPVLGYEPAREQKDAGPTLLDRQQAFGYTKEDIKFLLAPMARNGEEGIGSMGNDSPLAVLSGRNKPLYNYFKQLFAQVTNPPIDPIREAIVMSLNSFIGPKPNLLDINQVNPPMRLEVSQPVLNVADMAKLRDIARHTQGKFRSSVIDITYPLLWGREGVEAKLASLCAQAVDAIKGGANILIISDRALCATRVAIPSLLALSAIHQHLVHEGLRTTTGLVVETGTAREVHHFAVLAGYGAEAVHPWLAMETLADMHKDLSGELSSDKAIYNYVKAIGKGLSKIMSKMGVSTYMSYCGAQLFEAIGISSATVQKYFTGTSSRVEGIGVFEIAEEAIRMHQAAFGDNPVLENMLDAGGEYAWRTRGEEHMWTPDAIAKLQHSTRSNNWSTYKEYAQIINDQSQRHMTLRGLFEFKFDPAKAISVEEVEPAKEIVKRFATGAMSLGSISTEAHATLAVAMNRIGGKSNTGEGGEDAARYRQELKGIPIQQGDSLKSVIGAENVEVDLPLLDGDSLRSRIKQVASGRFGVTAEYLSSADQIQIKMAQGAKPGEGGQLPGGKVSNYIGKLRHSVPGVGLISPPPHHDIYSIEDLAQLIHDLKNVAPHASISVKLVSEIGVGTVAAGVAKCKSDHVVIAGHDGGTGASPWSSIKHAGSPWEIGLAETQQTLVLNRLRGRIRVQADGQMKTGRDVAIGALLGADEFGFATAPLVVEGCVMMRKCHLNTCPVGVATQDPVLRKKFSGRPEHVVNYFFFVAEELRQIMAQLGIRKFDDMVGRSDLLDMRKGLEHWKASGLDFSRLFAQPKVPADVPRFHVEAQDHNIEHTLDRKLIERSRPAIENGERVRFIEVARNVNRSVGAMLSGAVTRVHPEGLPDESIHIQLEGTGGQSFGAFLCRGITLYLIGDANDYTGKGLSGGRLVVRPSLEFRGDAARNTIVGNTVMYGATSGSAYFSGVAGERFAVRLSGATAVVEGTGDHGCEYMTGGTVVVLGKTGRNFAAGMSGGVAYVYDEDGEFDTRCNMAMVTLERILPHDEQQAGDQRASWHQGQSDEALLKQLLEAHNRYTGSKRARELLDHWAASRSKFVKVFPTEYKRALSEMYERQVLEDPATPPVASVDLTAVAAK, encoded by the coding sequence ATGACCACGGCCGCCGAGATCGAGCATTTGAAGCAACATGGGCTGTATTCGCCCGCCAACGAACACGACGCCTGCGGGCTGGGTTTTGTAGCCCATATCAAGGGGCACAAGCGCCACGATATCGTGACCCAGGCGCTCAAGATTCTTGAAAACATCGATCACCGGGGTGCAGTCGGCGCCGACAAGCTGATGGGTGACGGCGCGGGCATCCTGATCCAGATTCCCGACACGCTGTACCGCCAGGAGATGGCACAGTCCGGCAAGGCGCCCGATGGCTCAGTGGGCGTGGTCCTGCCGGCCGCCGGCGAATACGGTGTCGGCATGATCTTCCTGCCCAAAGAGCACGCCAGCCGCTTGGCCTGCCAGCAGGAGATGGAGCGCGCCATCAAGGCCGAGGGCCAGGTGCTGCTCGGCTGGCGCGACGTGCCGGTCAATCGCGACATGCCGATGTCGCCCGCAGTGCGTGCCAAGGAGCCCATCCTGCGCCAGGTGTTCATTGGACGGGGCAACGACGTCATCGTGCAGGACGCGCTTGAGCGCAAGCTCTATGTGATCCGCAAGACCGCCAGCGCCGCCATCCAGGCGCTGGGCCTCAAGCACAGCAAAGAGTATTACGTGCCGAGCATGTCGAGCCGCACCGTGGTCTACAAGGGCCTGCTGCTGGCGGATCAGGTGGGCAAGTACTACCTGGATCTGCAGGACGAACGTTGCGTCTCGGCCGTGGGTCTGGTGCACCAGCGGTTTTCGACCAACACCTTCCCCGAGTGGCCACTGGCCCACCCCTACCGCTATGTTGCGCATAACGGCGAGATCAACACCGTCAAGGGCAACTACAACTGGATGAAGGCACGCGAAGGCGTGATGGCCTCGCCCGTGCTGGCCGCCGATCTGCAAAAACTCTACCCAATCAGCTTTGCCGACCAGTCGGACACAGCCACTTTCGACAACTGCCTTGAATTGCTCACCATGGCGGGCTACCCGATCAGCCAGGCTGTGATGATGATGATTCCTGAGCCCTGGGAGCAGCACACCACGATGGACCCACGCCGGCGCGCCTTCTACGAATACCACGCCGCCATGCTCGAGCCCTGGGACGGCCCGGCTTCCATCGTGTTCACTGACGGGCGCCAGATCGGCGCGACGCTGGACCGCAACGGCTTGCGTCCGTCGCGCTACTGCGTGACGGACGACGATCTGGTGATCCTGGCATCCGAGTCTGGCGTGTTGCCGGTGCCCGAGAACCGCATTGTGCGCAAATGGCGTTTGCAGCCGGGCAAGATGCTGCTCATCGATCTCGAACAGGGCCGCATGATTGACGACGACGAGCTCAAAGCCAACGTCGTCAATACCAAGCCGTACAAGCAGTGGATTGAGAACCTGCGGATCAAGCTCGACAGCATCGTCGAGACGGAGCCAGTTTTGGGCTACGAACCCGCCCGCGAGCAAAAGGATGCTGGTCCGACGCTGCTCGATCGCCAGCAGGCTTTTGGCTACACCAAGGAAGACATCAAGTTCCTTCTGGCCCCCATGGCCAGGAACGGCGAAGAAGGCATTGGTTCCATGGGCAACGACAGCCCGTTGGCAGTGCTCTCAGGGCGCAACAAGCCGCTGTACAACTATTTCAAGCAGCTGTTTGCCCAGGTCACGAATCCGCCGATCGACCCGATCCGCGAGGCCATCGTGATGTCACTCAACAGCTTCATTGGCCCCAAGCCGAATCTGCTGGACATCAACCAGGTCAATCCGCCGATGCGGCTGGAAGTCAGCCAGCCGGTTCTCAACGTGGCCGACATGGCCAAGCTGCGCGACATTGCGCGGCACACGCAGGGCAAGTTCCGCAGCAGCGTGATCGACATCACCTACCCGCTGCTGTGGGGACGTGAGGGGGTCGAAGCCAAGCTGGCTTCGCTGTGCGCGCAAGCTGTGGATGCCATCAAGGGTGGTGCCAACATTCTGATCATCAGCGACCGCGCACTGTGTGCCACCCGGGTAGCGATTCCTTCGCTGCTGGCACTCTCGGCCATCCATCAGCACCTGGTGCATGAGGGTCTGCGCACCACCACGGGTCTGGTGGTCGAGACCGGCACGGCCCGCGAAGTACACCACTTCGCGGTGCTCGCTGGATACGGCGCCGAGGCGGTGCACCCATGGCTGGCCATGGAAACCCTGGCCGACATGCACAAGGACCTGAGCGGCGAGCTCTCAAGCGACAAGGCCATCTACAACTACGTCAAGGCGATTGGCAAGGGCCTGTCAAAGATCATGTCGAAGATGGGCGTCTCCACCTACATGAGCTATTGCGGCGCGCAGCTGTTTGAAGCTATCGGCATCTCCAGCGCCACGGTGCAGAAATATTTCACCGGTACCTCCAGTCGGGTGGAGGGCATCGGCGTGTTCGAGATCGCCGAAGAGGCGATCCGCATGCACCAAGCGGCTTTCGGTGACAACCCGGTGCTGGAAAACATGCTAGACGCCGGCGGTGAATACGCCTGGCGCACGCGCGGCGAAGAGCATATGTGGACGCCCGACGCCATCGCCAAGCTGCAGCACAGCACGCGCTCGAACAACTGGAGCACCTACAAGGAATACGCCCAGATCATCAACGACCAGAGCCAGCGCCACATGACCTTGCGCGGCTTGTTCGAGTTCAAGTTCGACCCGGCAAAGGCCATCTCAGTGGAAGAGGTCGAGCCGGCCAAGGAGATCGTCAAGCGCTTTGCCACCGGCGCCATGTCGCTGGGTTCGATCAGCACCGAAGCGCACGCCACTTTGGCCGTGGCCATGAACCGCATCGGCGGCAAAAGCAACACCGGCGAGGGGGGGGAGGATGCCGCGCGCTATCGCCAGGAGCTCAAGGGCATCCCCATCCAACAGGGTGATAGCCTGAAAAGCGTGATCGGCGCCGAGAATGTGGAGGTCGATCTGCCGCTGCTGGACGGCGATTCCCTCAGAAGCCGCATCAAGCAGGTGGCCTCCGGCCGTTTTGGCGTAACGGCGGAGTATCTCTCCAGCGCTGATCAGATCCAGATCAAGATGGCACAGGGCGCCAAGCCGGGTGAGGGCGGCCAACTGCCCGGCGGCAAGGTCAGCAACTACATCGGCAAGCTGCGCCACAGCGTGCCCGGCGTGGGTCTGATTTCACCCCCGCCGCACCACGACATCTATTCGATTGAAGACCTGGCGCAGCTCATCCACGATCTGAAAAATGTGGCGCCGCACGCCAGCATCAGCGTGAAACTGGTGTCCGAAATCGGTGTCGGCACGGTTGCCGCAGGCGTCGCCAAATGCAAAAGCGACCATGTGGTGATTGCCGGCCACGATGGCGGCACCGGCGCCTCGCCCTGGTCATCTATCAAGCATGCGGGCAGCCCCTGGGAAATCGGCTTGGCCGAAACACAGCAAACCCTGGTCTTGAACCGTTTGCGCGGCCGTATTCGCGTGCAGGCCGACGGCCAGATGAAGACCGGCCGCGACGTCGCCATTGGTGCGCTGCTGGGCGCTGATGAGTTCGGCTTTGCCACGGCTCCGCTGGTGGTGGAAGGCTGCGTCATGATGCGCAAGTGCCACCTCAACACCTGCCCCGTCGGCGTGGCCACGCAAGACCCGGTGCTGCGCAAGAAATTTTCCGGGCGGCCCGAGCATGTGGTGAACTACTTTTTCTTCGTGGCCGAAGAGCTGCGTCAGATCATGGCGCAGCTGGGTATCCGCAAGTTCGACGACATGGTGGGCCGCAGCGACTTGCTCGATATGCGCAAGGGCCTGGAGCACTGGAAGGCGAGCGGGCTTGATTTTTCGCGATTGTTCGCACAGCCCAAGGTGCCGGCCGACGTGCCGCGTTTCCATGTCGAAGCGCAAGACCACAACATCGAGCACACGCTGGACCGCAAGCTCATTGAGCGCAGCCGCCCCGCCATTGAAAATGGGGAACGCGTGCGCTTCATCGAGGTGGCACGCAACGTCAACCGTTCGGTCGGCGCCATGCTTTCGGGTGCGGTAACGCGTGTGCACCCTGAAGGCTTGCCCGACGAGAGCATTCACATCCAGTTGGAAGGCACGGGTGGCCAGTCATTTGGTGCCTTCCTGTGCCGCGGTATCACGCTGTACCTGATCGGCGATGCCAACGACTACACCGGCAAGGGCCTCTCCGGCGGCCGCCTGGTGGTGCGCCCCAGCCTGGAGTTCCGTGGTGACGCAGCACGCAACACCATCGTCGGCAATACCGTGATGTACGGTGCCACCAGCGGATCGGCCTATTTCTCCGGGGTGGCGGGCGAGCGGTTTGCCGTGCGGCTCTCAGGCGCCACGGCGGTGGTGGAAGGCACAGGCGACCATGGCTGCGAGTACATGACTGGCGGCACGGTCGTTGTTCTGGGCAAGACCGGGCGCAACTTTGCTGCCGGCATGAGCGGCGGTGTCGCCTATGTCTACGACGAAGACGGCGAATTTGACACGCGCTGCAACATGGCCATGGTGACGCTCGAGCGCATCCTGCCGCATGACGAGCAGCAGGCCGGTGACCAGCGCGCAAGCTGGCACCAGGGCCAGAGCGACGAAGCACTGCTCAAACAACTGCTCGAAGCGCACAACCGATACACCGGCAGCAAACGCGCGCGTGAGCTGCTGGACCACTGGGCCGCATCCCGAAGCAAGTTCGTCAAGGTGTTCCCCACTGAGTACAAGCGTGCGCTGTCGGAAATGTACGAACGCCAGGTGCTGGAAGACCCGGCCACGCCGCCAGTGGCCAGTGTGGATCTGACTGCCGTAGCGGCGAAGTAA
- a CDS encoding class I SAM-dependent methyltransferase gives MKARKAEKGPDSTVADLPELRPGQSVELLKELHILTRDGRLNQDSRRKLKQVSHLFQFIEPLLEESAAGGHAPSLADHGAGKSYLGFILYDLYFKALGRGQIYGIETRADLVDKSRQLAKRLGFDRMAFLNLSVAESADAAELPERIDIVTALHACDTATDDAIAFGLQKRARAMVIVPCCQAEVAACLRAGKALQLARTPLAELWRHPLHTRELGSQITNVLRCLYLESSGYQVTVTELVGWEHSMKNELIIARHTGQRKHSAAERLRAILVEFGLEQSLGARFGLRPTPIN, from the coding sequence ATGAAAGCGCGCAAGGCAGAGAAAGGACCTGACAGTACAGTGGCCGACCTGCCTGAACTGAGGCCCGGACAGTCGGTGGAACTGCTCAAGGAACTCCATATACTGACCCGGGACGGCCGCCTGAACCAGGATTCGCGCCGCAAGCTCAAGCAGGTCAGCCATTTGTTCCAGTTCATCGAGCCGCTGCTCGAAGAGTCAGCGGCCGGCGGTCATGCGCCTTCATTGGCCGACCACGGTGCGGGCAAATCGTATCTCGGCTTCATCCTCTATGACCTGTACTTCAAGGCGCTGGGGCGCGGGCAGATCTACGGCATTGAAACCCGCGCTGACCTGGTGGACAAATCGCGCCAGCTTGCAAAGCGCCTAGGTTTCGACCGCATGGCGTTTCTCAACCTCTCGGTGGCTGAATCGGCCGACGCTGCCGAACTGCCCGAGCGCATCGACATCGTCACCGCCTTGCACGCCTGTGACACCGCCACCGACGACGCCATTGCGTTCGGGCTGCAAAAGCGTGCGCGCGCCATGGTGATCGTGCCCTGCTGTCAGGCAGAAGTGGCCGCGTGCCTGCGCGCCGGCAAGGCGCTGCAACTGGCGCGCACGCCGCTCGCGGAGTTGTGGCGCCATCCGCTGCACACGCGCGAGTTGGGCAGCCAGATCACCAACGTGCTGCGCTGCCTGTACCTGGAATCCAGTGGCTACCAGGTCACGGTCACCGAGCTGGTGGGCTGGGAACACAGCATGAAAAACGAACTCATCATTGCCCGCCATACTGGCCAGCGAAAGCACAGCGCAGCCGAGCGCCTGCGCGCCATCTTGGTGGAGTTCGGCCTCGAACAAAGCCTTGGCGCACGTTTCGGGTTGCGACCGACTCCAATCAATTAA
- a CDS encoding DUF1415 domain-containing protein — protein sequence MTSSLCSPAGASSLRSAADAGVVQDTVRWLERAVIGLNLCPFAKGVHSKQQIHYVVCRARSAEEVLAVLESELLALARLPAQERDTSLLMLPNSFTDFLDFNDFLDECESLLSSLDLAGVLQIASFHPQFRFAGTAEDDVSNCTNRAPYPTLHLLREDSIDRAVEAFPQAEAIFERNVEQLEELGMDGWTALGVGAQRSPVGEGEGV from the coding sequence ATGACTTCGTCTCTCTGTTCGCCTGCGGGCGCCTCTTCCTTGCGCAGCGCCGCCGATGCCGGTGTCGTGCAAGACACCGTACGCTGGCTTGAGCGTGCAGTGATCGGGCTGAATTTGTGTCCGTTTGCCAAGGGCGTGCACAGCAAGCAGCAAATCCATTACGTGGTGTGCCGCGCGCGCAGTGCCGAGGAGGTGTTGGCCGTGCTCGAGTCAGAACTGCTTGCGCTTGCTCGATTACCTGCACAGGAGCGTGATACCAGCTTGCTGATGCTCCCCAACAGCTTCACGGATTTCCTGGATTTCAATGACTTTCTGGACGAGTGCGAATCCCTCCTCAGCTCGCTGGACCTCGCCGGAGTCTTGCAGATCGCCAGTTTCCACCCGCAGTTTCGTTTTGCTGGAACCGCAGAGGACGATGTCAGCAACTGCACCAACCGCGCACCGTATCCCACGCTGCATCTGCTGCGCGAAGACAGCATCGATCGGGCTGTCGAAGCTTTTCCGCAGGCCGAAGCGATTTTCGAGCGCAACGTGGAGCAGCTTGAAGAACTGGGCATGGACGGCTGGACTGCATTGGGTGTGGGTGCCCAGCGTTCTCCAGTGGGTGAGGGCGAAGGTGTATGA
- a CDS encoding glutamate synthase subunit beta — MGKITGFMEYDRIEEGYPPAAERVKHYKEFVIGISDAQAKVQGARCMDCGTPFCVSGCPVNNIIPDFNDLVYQSDWKSAFTVLDSTNNFPEFTGRICPAPCEAACVLNINDDAVGIKSIEHAIIDRAWEHGWVTPKVPAHKTGKRIAVVGAGPAGMAAAQQLARVGHDVTLFEKNDRIGGLLRYGIPDFKLDKVHIDKRVAQMQAEGVVFRTGVFVGSAQNGLGKDSKVTNWAKETITPEQLRKDFDAVLLTGGSEQSRDLPVPGRDLAGIHFAMEFLPQQNKINAGDKLKGQIRADGKHVIVIGGGDTGSDCVGTSNRHGAASVTQFEVMPMPPEVENRPLTWPYWPIKLRTSSSHDEGCTREFAISTKEFTGEKGKVKGLTTVQVEFKDGKLTEVEGTQKHYPADLVLLAMGFVNPVAAVLDAFGLEKDGRGNVRASTEEGGYATNVPGVFAAGDIRRGQSLVVWAIREGRQAARSVDQFLMGSSELPR; from the coding sequence ATGGGAAAGATCACGGGTTTCATGGAGTACGACCGCATCGAAGAGGGCTATCCGCCTGCGGCCGAACGTGTCAAGCACTACAAGGAGTTTGTCATCGGCATTTCCGACGCGCAGGCCAAGGTGCAAGGGGCGCGCTGCATGGACTGCGGCACGCCGTTTTGCGTCAGCGGCTGCCCGGTCAACAACATCATTCCGGACTTCAACGATCTGGTCTATCAGAGCGACTGGAAGAGTGCTTTCACGGTGCTGGATTCGACCAACAACTTCCCCGAATTCACCGGCCGCATCTGCCCAGCGCCCTGTGAAGCCGCCTGCGTACTCAACATCAACGACGACGCTGTCGGTATCAAGAGCATCGAGCACGCCATCATTGACCGCGCCTGGGAGCACGGCTGGGTCACACCCAAAGTACCAGCGCACAAGACCGGCAAGCGCATAGCCGTGGTGGGCGCTGGCCCCGCCGGCATGGCGGCGGCGCAGCAACTGGCGCGCGTCGGCCACGACGTGACGCTGTTCGAAAAGAACGACCGCATCGGCGGCCTGCTGCGCTACGGCATCCCGGATTTCAAGCTCGACAAAGTGCACATCGACAAGCGCGTGGCGCAGATGCAGGCCGAGGGCGTGGTGTTTCGCACCGGCGTTTTTGTCGGCAGTGCGCAGAACGGCCTGGGCAAGGATTCCAAGGTGACCAACTGGGCCAAGGAAACCATCACGCCCGAGCAACTGCGCAAGGACTTTGACGCCGTGCTGCTGACGGGGGGCTCCGAGCAGTCGCGCGATCTGCCGGTGCCGGGGCGCGACCTTGCCGGCATCCACTTCGCCATGGAATTCCTGCCGCAGCAAAACAAGATCAACGCAGGCGACAAGCTCAAAGGCCAGATCCGTGCCGATGGCAAGCACGTCATCGTCATCGGCGGCGGCGACACCGGCAGCGACTGCGTGGGCACCAGCAACCGCCACGGCGCTGCCAGCGTCACGCAGTTTGAAGTCATGCCCATGCCGCCTGAGGTCGAGAACCGGCCGCTGACCTGGCCCTACTGGCCGATCAAGCTGCGCACCAGCTCCAGCCACGACGAGGGCTGCACGCGTGAGTTCGCCATCTCCACCAAGGAGTTCACGGGCGAGAAGGGCAAGGTCAAGGGCCTGACCACCGTGCAGGTGGAATTCAAGGACGGCAAGCTGACCGAAGTGGAAGGGACGCAAAAGCATTACCCCGCTGATCTGGTTCTGCTCGCCATGGGCTTTGTCAACCCGGTCGCTGCGGTCCTTGACGCCTTTGGTCTTGAAAAAGATGGCCGCGGCAATGTCCGCGCCAGCACCGAGGAGGGTGGCTACGCCACCAATGTGCCCGGCGTGTTTGCGGCCGGGGACATTCGCCGCGGCCAATCTCTGGTGGTGTGGGCGATTCGGGAAGGGCGACAAGCCGCGCGGTCCGTGGATCAGTTCCTCATGGGATCGAGCGAACTGCCTCGCTAA
- a CDS encoding transposase — MARLPRLSVAHYPHHVIQRGNNRQVIFQDARDFERMLDAVKEYAQKFAVAVHGYVLMPNHFHLLVTPTTGDGLALMMQAVGRSYVRWFNQRHTRTGTLWEGRYRSTLIESERYLLACMVYIDLNPERAHLVQNLADWPWSSCAFHLGLRSDGLLTPHALYWALGNTPFAREAAYRQMLQTGLDSQQTNALTDATLRGWALGGPEFVAELHSKTARRAAKATAGRPKMVKKSKEN; from the coding sequence ATGGCCAGACTCCCCAGGCTTTCGGTCGCGCATTACCCGCACCATGTGATCCAACGCGGCAACAATCGGCAGGTGATCTTTCAAGATGCGCGGGACTTCGAGCGGATGCTGGATGCAGTGAAGGAATACGCGCAGAAGTTTGCCGTTGCGGTGCATGGCTACGTTCTGATGCCCAACCATTTCCATTTGCTGGTCACGCCCACAACCGGCGATGGTCTTGCTCTGATGATGCAGGCCGTGGGACGCAGTTACGTGCGCTGGTTCAATCAGCGCCACACGCGCACCGGAACGCTGTGGGAGGGGCGCTACCGATCCACCTTGATTGAATCTGAGCGCTACCTACTCGCCTGCATGGTGTACATCGACCTTAACCCTGAGCGTGCGCATCTCGTCCAGAATCTGGCCGATTGGCCGTGGTCCAGTTGCGCTTTTCATCTCGGACTGCGCAGCGATGGCTTGCTAACGCCCCATGCCTTGTATTGGGCACTGGGAAACACTCCGTTCGCACGCGAAGCCGCCTATCGGCAAATGCTCCAGACAGGCCTCGACAGCCAGCAAACAAACGCTCTGACCGACGCCACGCTGCGCGGCTGGGCACTTGGTGGTCCCGAATTCGTTGCGGAGTTGCACAGCAAAACCGCTCGTCGTGCTGCCAAGGCGACCGCAGGGCGTCCAAAAATGGTCAAAAAAAGCAAAGAAAATTGA